The following coding sequences lie in one Primulina huaijiensis isolate GDHJ02 chromosome 2, ASM1229523v2, whole genome shotgun sequence genomic window:
- the LOC140971890 gene encoding auxin-induced protein PCNT115-like yields MALRMTMTMPVPRIQLGSNGLEVSKIGLGCVGMSATYGPPKPEPEMIKLIHHAIDSGVTFFDTSDFYGPYTNEILLGKAFKGMREKVEVATKFGVRLKDDKLEIQGHPRYVREACEASLRRLDIDCIDLYYVHRIDIQVPIEVTMWELKKLVEEGKIKHIGLSEASASTIRRAHSVHHLTAVQTEWSLWSRDLEEQIVPTCRELGIGIVAYSPLGRGFLAAGPSFIQDLAESDFRKRFPRFKKQNLEQNKHIYNRICEMAERKGCTAAQLALAWVLESESYDVRQA; encoded by the exons ATGGCTTTGCGTATGACGATGACAATGCCCGTGCCGAGGATCCAATTGGGCTCGAATGGCTTGGAGGTATCGAAAATCGGGTTGGGATGCGTCGGCATGTCTGCGACATATGGTCCACCCAAGCCCGAGCCTGAAATGATCAAGCTCATCCACCACGCCATCGATTCCGGTGTCACTTTTTTCGACACGTCGGATTTCTACGGGCCATACACCAACGAGATTTTGTTAGGCAAG gctTTTAAAGGAATGAGAGAGAAAGTAGAGGTAGCTACTAAATTTGGGGTACGTTTGAAGGATGATAAATTGGAAATTCAAGGCCATCCCAGATATGTAAGGGAAGCATGTGAGGCGAGCTTGAGACGTCTTGATATCGATTGCATTGATCTCTATTATGTTCATCGGATCGATATTCAAGTGCCCATCGAAGTCACG ATGTGGGAACTCAAGAAACTTGTCGAAGAGGGGAAAATTAAACACATTGGGCTATCGGAGGCATCGGCTTCAACCATCAGAAGGGCTCATTCTGTCCATCATTTGACGGCTGTTCAGACAGAGTGGTCTTTGTGGTCTAGAGATTTAGAAGAACAAATTGTTCCCACTTGCAG GGAGCTTGGTATTGGGATTGTGGCTTACAGTCCTCTTGGGCGTGGTTTTCTTGCGGCTGGTCCTAGCTTCATTCAGGATTTGGCAGAGAGTGATTTTCGTAAG AGATTTCCAAGATTCAAGAAGCAAAATCTTGAGCAAAACAAGCATATATACAACCGCATTTGCGAAATGGCAGAGAGAAAAGGATGCACCGCCGCTCAACTAGCACTAGCATGGGTTCTTGAATCCGAATCTTATGATGTGCGCCAAGCGTAA